The genomic region GTTGGTCTACATCCAGCAGTTGGGGGCCCGGGATTTCCTGATGAACACTCCCAAGTTGCCCGGCGAGCAGGAGTGGGCCTATGAGGACCTGCGGGCCCTGCGGGAGCGGGCCGAGGGGGCCGGGCTGCGCCTCATGGCCCTGGAGAATGTCCCGGTGCACTTCTACGACAAGGTCATGCTGGGGCTGCCCGGCCGAGACGAGCAGATCCAGCACATGGCCAACACCATCCGCAACATGGGCCGGGCCGGCATCCCCATCCTGGGTTACCACTGGATGCCCAGCCGGGTGTGGCGCACGCCCGAGCCGGCCACCCTGCGGGGCGGCGCCCGGGCCACCCGCTTCAACCTGGCCGAACACGACCCCAACCAGTTGACCCACGGCCGGGTGTACACCGCCGAGGAGATGTGGGACAACTACGTCTACTATCTGGAGCGGATCCTCCCGGTGGCCGAGGAGGCCGGCGTCACCCTGGCCCTCCATCCGGACGACCCGCCGGTGCCCATGCTGGGCGGCGTGGCCCGCATCTTCCATAGCTTTGAAGGGTTCAAGCGGGCCATGGATACCTTCGACAGCCCCAACCATGGCCTGGACTTCTGCATCGGCTGCTGGTCGGAGATGGGCGGCATGGAGACGGTGCTGCAGGGGATTCGCTACTTTGGCCCCCGGGGCAAGATCGTCTACGTCCACTTCCGGGATGTGCAGGGCACGGCCACCTGCTTCAACGAGTGCTTCCTGGGCGAAGGCAACCTGGATACCCTGGCGGTCATGATGGCCCTGAAGGAGGCCGGCTTCACCGGCTTCATCATCGACGACCACGTGCCCCAGATGATCAACGACACGCCGTGGGGACACCGGGGCCGGGCCTTCGCCACCGGTTACCTCACCGCACTTATCGAGGTCGTCCAGAAGCTTCCCCTGGCCCAGCACTGAGCCGGGCCTCTGGCGCTTTGGCAACTTTGGAGATCCCTCATGTCACAGCCCCAAACCGAACTGAGCCGGGACCTCTCCCTGTTCGACGTCACCATGATCGGCGTCGGCGCCATGATCGGCGCCGGCATCTTCGTGTTGACCGGCATCGCCGCCGGCGCGGCGGGGCCGGCCCTCATCCTGGCCTTTGCCCTCAACGGCATCATCACCCTCTTCACCGCCATGGTCTACGCTGAGCTGGGCTCGGCCATCCCCGAGGCCGGCGGCGGATACCTGTGGGTGCGGGAAGGGCTGCCGGGTCCCAACGCCTTCCTGGCCGGCTGGATGAGCTGGTTTGCCCACGCGGTGGCCGGCAGCCTCTACGCCCTGGGCTTCGGCTCCTACCTGGTGCTGGTCTTTTCCGAGCTGGGGATGCTGCCCGCCAGCCTGGACACCCCCTGGTTCCACAAGGTGGTGGCGGTGGCCATCATCCTCATCTTTGTGGCCATCAACTTCCGGGGCGTCTCCGAGACGGGCACGGCCGGCAACATCGTCACCGTGCTCAAGGTGGTGGTCCTGGGCATCTTCATCGTCAGCGGCCTGTGGGCCATCTACCGCCACCCCATCTACCTGGACAAGTTCCAGAACTTTGCCCCCAACGGCTGGATCGGCATCCTGAGCGCCATGGGGCTGACCTTCATCGCCTTCGAAGGCTACGAGATCATTGTCCAGACCGGCGAGGAGGTGAAGAACCCCCGCCAGACCCTGCCCCGGGCGGTCTTCCTCTCCCTGGCCATCGTCATTCCCATCTACATCCTGGTGGCCTTTGTGGCGGTGGGCGCCGTGAACCCGGACACGAATATCCCCACCTACCAGTGGCTGGCGGAACACGCGGAGCTGGGCGTGGCCGAGGCGGCGCGCCAGTTCATGCCCCTGGGGACGGTGCTGCTCCTGATCGGCGGCCTCCTCTCCACCATGAGCGCGCTCAACGCCACCACCTTCTCCTCCACCCGGGTCTCCTTTGCCATGGGCCGGGACCGGAACCTGCCCAACCTCTTCGCGGCCATCCATCCCCGCACCCGCACGCCATACCAGGCCCTGATGGTAAGCGGCGCCCTGATCACCTTCATGGCCGTGGCCATCCCCATTGAGGATGTGGCCGCGGCTGCGGACATCATGTTCCTGCTCCTCTTCCTCCAGGTGAACCTGGCGGCCATCACCCTGCGCAACAAGTACGGCGACCGGCTTCACTACGGCTACCTGACCCCCTTCTTCCCGGTCATTCCCATCCTGGGCGTGGTGACCGAGCTTTTCCTGGCTGTCTTCATGTTCCACTATTCGGCCGTGGCCTGGTACTTCACCGGCGCCTGGATCTTGATCGGCCTGGGCATCTACTACTTCTACGCCCGCAAGCGGCTGGAAGCTCGCACCCGGACGCCCATCATGCGGGCCGAGCGGCGCACGGTTCCCCAGCCGGAAAAGGGCTACGCCGTTCTGGTGCCCATCGCCAACCCCGATTCCCTGCCGGTGCTCCTGCGGCCGGCCATCCAGGCCGCCCGGGAAAACGACGGCTACGTGCTGCTGCTGCACGTGGTGACGGTGCCGCCCCAGTTGCCCCTCTCCGCCGGCCGCCGCTACGTGGAGCAGAGCCGGGCCCTCACCGACCAGGCGCTCCAGATGGTGGAGGACGAAGGCGTGGAGGGAGAGGTCCTGGTGCGCATCGCCCATCAGCCGGCCCAGGCCATCATCCAGACGGCCCGGGAGCGCCAGGTCCGGCTGCTGATCATGGGCTGGCGGGGGCGCAGTCGGAATCCCAACACCTACATCGGCAGCAACATCGACACCATCATCCACCAGGTCAACTGCCAGGTCATGGTGGTGCAGCAGACACCGCCGCCGCCCTTCAACCGCTTCCTGGTGCCCATTGCGGATCCTCTGCAGACGCCCTACGCCCTGGCGGCCGTCCACCTCCTGGCCGATCCCCGCTTCAGCGAGGTGGATGTGGTCCACGTCTTCGCTCCGGGCACGGAGCAGGCCCGGCGGGAGGCGCTCCTGGGCGAGATCCAGGCCCAGATCGACGCCTATCGCCAGGCCCACCCCGGGCTGGATGACATGCGCATCAGCCTGCGGGGCGTGGAGGGTAGCAACGTGCTGGACGTGCTGGTCCAGGCCGCGCGCAAGCACGACTGCGTGATCCTGGGCGCAACCCGGGAGAGCTGGCTGAGGCAGCAGATCTTTGGCAACCTGCCGGCCCGGTTGGCGGGGCAGCTGGAGACCTCGGTGGTGCTGGTACGCCCCCAGACTGGGCCGGTGGGCTTTGGCCTGGCCCGCCTGCTCCACTACGTCCGGGGGGGCTATCGCATCATCGAGCCGACTTCGGCGCAGGAGCTGCAGGAGCAGGGCATCCTGGCGCCCCAGCCCATCCACAACCCGGAAGACCTGCATACTGCGGTGAACAAGAAGAGTCTGCTGGGGGCGGGGCTGTTGGGCCTGCTGTCGGTGCTCCTCATGTACTGGGGAGACGGAAGTGGCTTCACCTGGCTGGGCGTGGGAATCTACCTGCTCTGTCTCTTCTGGTTCACGTGGAGCTCGGTGCGGGGAATCCTGGCCGCCACCTGAGGGGTGGGCTCGTAAATCCCGGCAGAAATTCGCCGCTCGTTTCCACAGAGGGAGCGCGCCCCGAGGGCACCTGGAACTTCTGCCGTGGGATTGACGCCAGACTGTACTAGCGGCTGGCGGGCGCCTCTTCCGTGCGGTATTTCTCCGGCCAGATGATGGGCATGGCCGCTGCATCCTGGCCGGCTTCGGTGTATTGGAGGAACAGAAGCGGGTAGTCTGGCCACTGGTGCCACATGTAGGCCGGCACCGTCTCACCGTCGGGCGGGTTGGCCCGGCCGTAGGGGAAGTAGTAGTGGCCGCCGGCCAGCTCCACGTCGCTCTCCTCCAGGGCCCTGATCAGGTCGTCTCCGGCCGGCGTGGTGGCCCGGTTGAGGGCGTCCGCCACCAGGCGCAGGCTATCGTAGGCGGTGAAGGCATAGCCTTCCGGCCAGGTGTCGAAATACTGCCGGTATTTGCCGGCGAAAGCTCGTCCCATCTCGCCCACCGTGGACTCCCAGGCGCCCACCCGGGCGACGACCGTGCCCGTCCCTTCGGGAACCCGTTGCCAGAAGAGGGGGCTGTTCAGGGCCACCGAGTTCATCACCAACACCGTCTGCCGTTGGGGGCCGATGCCGGCCCCCAGGAGCTGTTGGGCCAGGTTCAGGGCCGACTCCCCTTGCACCAGCAGGAAGATGGCGTCCGGCAGGGTATCCATG from Litorilinea aerophila harbors:
- a CDS encoding mannonate dehydratase; protein product: MSEGMRIGVGQFSELTDEMLVYIQQLGARDFLMNTPKLPGEQEWAYEDLRALRERAEGAGLRLMALENVPVHFYDKVMLGLPGRDEQIQHMANTIRNMGRAGIPILGYHWMPSRVWRTPEPATLRGGARATRFNLAEHDPNQLTHGRVYTAEEMWDNYVYYLERILPVAEEAGVTLALHPDDPPVPMLGGVARIFHSFEGFKRAMDTFDSPNHGLDFCIGCWSEMGGMETVLQGIRYFGPRGKIVYVHFRDVQGTATCFNECFLGEGNLDTLAVMMALKEAGFTGFIIDDHVPQMINDTPWGHRGRAFATGYLTALIEVVQKLPLAQH
- a CDS encoding amino acid permease; translation: MSQPQTELSRDLSLFDVTMIGVGAMIGAGIFVLTGIAAGAAGPALILAFALNGIITLFTAMVYAELGSAIPEAGGGYLWVREGLPGPNAFLAGWMSWFAHAVAGSLYALGFGSYLVLVFSELGMLPASLDTPWFHKVVAVAIILIFVAINFRGVSETGTAGNIVTVLKVVVLGIFIVSGLWAIYRHPIYLDKFQNFAPNGWIGILSAMGLTFIAFEGYEIIVQTGEEVKNPRQTLPRAVFLSLAIVIPIYILVAFVAVGAVNPDTNIPTYQWLAEHAELGVAEAARQFMPLGTVLLLIGGLLSTMSALNATTFSSTRVSFAMGRDRNLPNLFAAIHPRTRTPYQALMVSGALITFMAVAIPIEDVAAAADIMFLLLFLQVNLAAITLRNKYGDRLHYGYLTPFFPVIPILGVVTELFLAVFMFHYSAVAWYFTGAWILIGLGIYYFYARKRLEARTRTPIMRAERRTVPQPEKGYAVLVPIANPDSLPVLLRPAIQAARENDGYVLLLHVVTVPPQLPLSAGRRYVEQSRALTDQALQMVEDEGVEGEVLVRIAHQPAQAIIQTARERQVRLLIMGWRGRSRNPNTYIGSNIDTIIHQVNCQVMVVQQTPPPPFNRFLVPIADPLQTPYALAAVHLLADPRFSEVDVVHVFAPGTEQARREALLGEIQAQIDAYRQAHPGLDDMRISLRGVEGSNVLDVLVQAARKHDCVILGATRESWLRQQIFGNLPARLAGQLETSVVLVRPQTGPVGFGLARLLHYVRGGYRIIEPTSAQELQEQGILAPQPIHNPEDLHTAVNKKSLLGAGLLGLLSVLLMYWGDGSGFTWLGVGIYLLCLFWFTWSSVRGILAAT